A window of the Schlesneria paludicola DSM 18645 genome harbors these coding sequences:
- the glgX gene encoding glycogen debranching protein GlgX, with the protein MSNSLNVGQSTPIGPTVTESGVNFSLFSRTATGVELHLFDRDNSAKPSRVIPLDPVVNRTYHYWHTFVPGLQAGQIYGYRVQGPNDPSKGLRFDPTKLLLDPYGRGIVVPQSYSRETIVAKGDYTSDAMKSVVVDPGAYDWEGDAPLRRPSSRTIIYEMHVRGFTRHPSSGVGEKTRGTYAGLIERIPYLQQLGITAVELLPVFAFDAQACPLGLVNYWGYQPVSFFSPHPAYSSRQDALGPVTEFRDMVKALHRADIEVILDVVFNHTAECDQSGPTISFRGIDNPTYYLLGEDRFHYSDYTGCGNTLNANNPIVRRMIVDSLRYWVQEMHIDGFRFDLASILARDSTGNVLPNPPVLWDIESDPALAGTKLIAEAWDAAGLYQVGSFVGDTWKEWNGRFRDDVRDFFRGEPGSLRRVADRLVGSPELFGHEARDVEQSVNFVNCHDGFTLNDLVSYNQKHNEQNGEDNRDGSNDNKSWNCGVEGPSDDPAVEELRNRQVKNFLTVTMLSLGVPMFLMGDEVRRTQNGNNNAYCHDDASTWFDWNLVKAHVDVLRFVQLLISRRLLRDVKHEQRRTSLTQLIQDARKTWHGVKLGQPDWGDRSQSIVFNAELQIEHIEFMLILNGYTESLEFELPMKDADKSWRRWIDTAQPSPQDITEWQLAPYVRDRSYRAAPRSIVVLYSSLS; encoded by the coding sequence ATGAGCAATTCATTGAACGTCGGGCAAAGTACACCAATTGGTCCTACCGTGACAGAAAGTGGCGTCAACTTCAGCCTCTTTTCTCGTACCGCCACGGGTGTGGAGTTGCATTTATTCGACCGTGACAACTCAGCCAAGCCTTCCCGAGTGATACCTCTCGATCCCGTCGTGAATCGAACGTACCACTATTGGCACACGTTCGTTCCTGGCCTGCAGGCAGGTCAGATCTATGGATATCGCGTGCAGGGACCGAACGATCCCTCAAAAGGGTTGCGATTTGATCCTACGAAGTTGCTACTCGATCCTTATGGTCGTGGAATCGTCGTTCCCCAGAGCTACAGTCGAGAGACGATTGTCGCGAAGGGCGACTACACCTCCGATGCCATGAAAAGCGTTGTGGTTGATCCTGGTGCATACGACTGGGAGGGCGATGCTCCGTTGCGCCGGCCATCCTCTCGCACCATCATTTACGAGATGCACGTTCGCGGATTCACTCGACATCCCAGTTCCGGAGTTGGTGAAAAAACGCGCGGCACGTACGCGGGACTGATTGAAAGAATCCCCTACCTTCAGCAACTCGGCATCACAGCCGTCGAATTGCTACCCGTGTTCGCATTCGACGCCCAGGCCTGTCCACTTGGCCTGGTAAACTATTGGGGATATCAACCGGTTTCGTTTTTCTCTCCCCATCCGGCCTACAGCTCGCGGCAAGACGCACTCGGTCCAGTGACGGAATTCCGCGACATGGTGAAAGCCCTGCATCGGGCGGACATTGAGGTCATCCTTGATGTCGTCTTCAACCATACGGCCGAATGCGATCAATCGGGGCCCACAATCAGCTTCCGGGGAATTGACAACCCGACCTACTATCTGCTGGGTGAAGATCGATTCCATTACTCGGATTACACAGGTTGCGGCAACACGCTGAATGCCAACAATCCGATCGTCCGTCGAATGATCGTCGACAGCTTGCGATATTGGGTTCAGGAGATGCATATCGATGGCTTCCGCTTCGACCTCGCCTCGATCCTCGCGCGCGATTCGACCGGCAACGTGCTACCGAACCCCCCGGTTCTTTGGGACATCGAGTCGGATCCGGCTTTGGCTGGCACAAAGCTGATTGCAGAGGCATGGGATGCAGCCGGGCTCTATCAGGTCGGCAGCTTCGTCGGCGACACGTGGAAAGAATGGAACGGACGTTTCCGAGATGACGTTCGCGACTTCTTTCGCGGCGAACCCGGTTCGTTGCGGCGCGTCGCCGACCGGCTTGTAGGTAGCCCCGAGCTTTTTGGTCATGAAGCTCGCGACGTCGAGCAGAGTGTGAATTTCGTGAACTGTCACGACGGGTTTACCCTCAACGATTTGGTGTCTTACAACCAGAAACACAACGAGCAGAATGGTGAAGACAACCGAGATGGATCGAACGACAATAAGAGCTGGAATTGCGGTGTTGAGGGACCGAGCGACGACCCCGCTGTCGAGGAACTGCGGAACCGCCAGGTGAAGAACTTTCTGACGGTCACGATGCTCTCGCTCGGAGTGCCGATGTTCCTGATGGGAGACGAAGTCCGACGGACGCAAAACGGGAACAACAACGCCTACTGCCACGACGACGCATCGACCTGGTTTGATTGGAATCTCGTGAAGGCGCATGTCGATGTGCTCCGATTCGTCCAATTGCTCATCTCTCGCAGACTTCTTAGAGACGTGAAGCACGAGCAGCGACGAACCAGTCTCACACAGCTCATTCAAGACGCGCGAAAAACCTGGCATGGGGTGAAGCTGGGCCAGCCGGATTGGGGCGATCGTTCACAGAGCATCGTTTTCAACGCGGAACTTCAGATCGAGCACATAGAATTCATGCTGATCCTGAATGGGTATACAGAGTCGTTGGAATTCGAACTGCCGATGAAGGACGCCGACAAATCGTGGCGGCGTTGGATTGATACTGCACAGCCATCTCCGCAGGATATTACCGAATGGCAATTGGCTCCTTACGTCAGGGATCGAAGCTATCGGGCAGCACCTCGTTCGATTGTCGTGCTGTACTCAAGTCTCAGCTGA
- a CDS encoding sigma-70 family RNA polymerase sigma factor — translation MSLRFGSAQFLEGFDQTLAAARNGEQSQLGVLLNVYRRYLLSVASEKLPQEVIAKAAPSDLVQETLFQACRAFEGFRGSSERELRAWLNRILARKIIEVHRYYREFAKRDISREIRLSDAGRAGDAMANAPVHLATPARLVTQNETAQSFDKALATLSADQRQAIQFRSIDQLSFEEIGMRLGKTADAAQKLWGRAVRTLSRALKPHESES, via the coding sequence ATGTCCTTACGTTTCGGTTCAGCTCAATTCCTCGAAGGATTTGATCAAACACTGGCGGCGGCTCGCAATGGCGAACAGTCGCAGTTGGGGGTGTTGCTGAATGTGTATCGCCGCTACCTGTTGTCCGTGGCATCGGAAAAACTTCCTCAGGAAGTGATCGCGAAGGCTGCCCCGTCCGATCTCGTGCAGGAGACATTATTTCAGGCTTGTCGTGCTTTCGAAGGGTTTCGAGGTTCGTCTGAGCGAGAATTGCGAGCCTGGTTGAATCGAATTCTCGCCCGGAAGATTATCGAGGTGCATCGCTACTATCGCGAATTTGCGAAGCGAGACATTTCACGGGAAATTCGTCTTTCCGACGCCGGGCGTGCAGGCGACGCGATGGCTAACGCGCCGGTCCATCTTGCCACTCCTGCGAGACTGGTCACGCAGAATGAAACGGCCCAGTCGTTCGACAAGGCGTTAGCGACACTATCAGCAGATCAACGACAGGCTATTCAGTTTCGTAGTATCGATCAGCTCTCATTCGAAGAGATCGGCATGCGGCTCGGAAAAACCGCCGACGCTGCGCAGAAATTGTGGGGTCGTGCCGTTCGAACCTTGAGTCGCGCGCTGAAGCCTCATGAGTCTGAAAGCTAA
- a CDS encoding DUF1559 family PulG-like putative transporter produces MRSPSHIVHLPIASPVSSKKYPLGLQRRHAFTLVEALLATAISLVLLAVLLPAIQYSRERARTSQCQDHLRQLGFAMSNYAQAFSVFPPAQGMSCNNYPSGDCQMTMNWCISLLPYLDNADTYNCYDQLAPFTDPSNAKAIARSIPSLICPSTPRSSNLTSMEMTSMSISNVVNSDPYEASGNFIPYGLPASATGGSADYVISSGVKASLMRLMFSSDSSVIARLTIDGTVRDSWGFGRPSEWMELTNLGYSSGGTTSIATITDGTSNTTMLFELAGRNTVYHAGFRNLLNGPSNAPMFDLLEIENQLAFGGGMWADPANGDYFVGGRVNRDGSGQHCGPYLVNKSNMRSSAAGGGSYYYGYGCGPYGFHRGGAQVLMCDGSVRMFSENMDGVTLCTLVGAQDALDPGGL; encoded by the coding sequence GTGAGATCGCCTTCGCACATTGTTCATCTGCCAATTGCTTCGCCGGTGTCTTCCAAGAAGTATCCATTGGGTTTACAGCGACGGCACGCATTCACACTGGTTGAGGCTCTGCTCGCAACTGCCATCAGTCTTGTGCTGCTGGCGGTGCTTCTCCCGGCGATTCAGTACTCGCGAGAGAGAGCGAGAACCTCGCAATGCCAGGACCATCTTCGACAACTCGGTTTCGCGATGTCGAACTATGCGCAGGCGTTTTCGGTGTTTCCCCCGGCGCAAGGAATGAGCTGCAATAACTATCCGAGTGGTGACTGCCAGATGACGATGAATTGGTGCATTTCATTATTGCCTTATCTCGACAATGCGGATACCTACAACTGTTACGATCAACTTGCGCCATTCACGGATCCATCGAATGCGAAGGCCATTGCCAGATCCATCCCAAGCTTGATTTGTCCCTCCACACCACGTTCATCGAATCTGACGTCAATGGAAATGACGTCCATGTCCATTTCGAATGTAGTGAATAGCGACCCTTATGAAGCGTCAGGCAATTTTATCCCGTATGGATTGCCCGCCAGCGCGACGGGTGGTTCCGCGGACTACGTCATTTCATCGGGAGTAAAAGCGAGTCTGATGAGATTGATGTTTTCGTCGGATAGTTCCGTAATCGCGCGTCTCACAATTGATGGGACGGTCCGGGATAGCTGGGGATTCGGCCGTCCGAGTGAATGGATGGAACTGACGAATTTAGGTTACTCTTCGGGTGGGACGACATCCATCGCGACGATCACAGACGGTACCTCTAATACGACAATGCTGTTCGAGCTCGCGGGCCGAAATACTGTGTACCACGCAGGATTCCGAAATCTACTCAATGGTCCGTCGAATGCACCGATGTTCGATCTATTGGAAATTGAGAATCAGCTTGCATTTGGCGGTGGAATGTGGGCTGATCCGGCAAACGGGGATTACTTCGTTGGCGGGCGGGTCAATCGTGACGGTTCTGGGCAGCATTGTGGCCCATATCTCGTTAATAAATCGAACATGCGTTCCAGCGCCGCTGGTGGCGGATCGTACTACTACGGATATGGTTGCGGCCCGTATGGCTTTCACCGGGGCGGTGCACAGGTGTTGATGTGCGACGGCAGCGTCCGAATGTTCAGCGAAAACATGGACGGAGTGACGCTGTGTACACTGGTTGGAGCGCAGGACGCGTTGGACCCTGGAGGATTGTAG
- a CDS encoding protein kinase domain-containing protein — MSLKANRMEEDPLDRYEELIIAELSSYQSQLDCKQVGPSPPVHSAEIPVELQKDLDEFRDCLELISIRRKSLQEGASVDEFSPPDVAPEGEAPMHIGRFEIAEQLGVGGFGIVFRGVDPVMGREVAIKIPRPEFLGSQDLTERFASEAAAVAQLEHPNIVPVYESDCLEIVPYIVMPYIPGKTLAQWRAIEVDVLPRTAAEIVRQLANAVAHAHERGVLHRDLKPGNVLLAQHDAAPTGGGLEFVPKLTDFGLAKCANTDRPDTRTGSILGTASYMSPEQVEGRSRDITSRSDIYGLGVILYELLTGAPPFHDANQLRTIQKVLRDDPPSLRTSRVKVPIDLEVICLKCLEKSPSKRYASAGALAEDLQCFLNGEPIHARPLPMLARIGKWSKRNPATATLISAGILCLFAIEGISLRYNGLLNSLHNVAEVERRSRHETAMIAKRRAYVSDMRNAKVIGDHNNIGQMLKLLERYRLKPAEPDFRDFAWWHLSREYEDSSRVLGTHGRTATAVALTHDGLLAASGGMDSVIQIWSLPKGKLVATLLGHVGGAVESVNFSPDGTRLVSAGEDGTVRIWDLASFKQLFVCEDHKARVFDVMYSPQGDVIASSGADQQIRLWDPATGVQVGVLSGHTNTVNCLAFHPKDGTLVTGGRDSKICFWDWKNRCFDPRIEGGMIQFPSPTQYPRSFVFEPEGKSLDVGVSNAMTIRFSMEAGQFGKEVHRQSLNGSPNSLAWPKNGPLITALGNSEIHIADRFDPSLPGEWKRGHQGAVVSVAVSTDGMSMVSASADGEVRYWPDFQDYSRINVAREKGAAWIDERRVYEVQWRNQYLASDFQQHEVALYRMPERKLERVFPKSNNDGFVLSPSGKLLLVFQMDGLLSCYRTDSSLPIWTQQLPPRTQPFFTDFGAIDNADNLAAVSWGDEMLILSMQAPQILRRFSHPARVWQVAFTEDEFRLTVPVSACHDGAIRFWDLAYARLHNTLRANIGPTYSVAISADRTFLATAGEDYSVRVWRFKNLEPVAVLPSSERPGPSRIVFLNGMSGSEILVRQNFQLSLWGIQDDAELLAFPDCGQFGALSISPDGRQLAVPQHGWVRLIDGRRKFQLTNGPIHY; from the coding sequence ATGAGTCTGAAAGCTAATCGTATGGAGGAAGATCCACTAGACCGCTATGAAGAATTGATTATCGCTGAACTCAGTTCGTACCAATCCCAACTCGATTGCAAACAGGTTGGCCCCAGTCCGCCTGTTCATTCAGCAGAAATTCCAGTGGAATTGCAAAAGGATCTCGATGAATTCCGCGACTGCCTGGAATTGATTTCAATTCGAAGAAAGAGCCTGCAGGAAGGGGCTTCGGTCGATGAGTTTTCACCGCCTGATGTTGCCCCCGAGGGCGAGGCGCCAATGCACATTGGTCGCTTTGAGATTGCAGAACAGCTAGGCGTCGGTGGGTTCGGAATTGTCTTTCGCGGCGTCGACCCGGTCATGGGGCGGGAAGTGGCGATCAAGATTCCTCGCCCTGAGTTTTTGGGATCCCAAGATCTGACCGAACGGTTTGCGTCGGAAGCTGCGGCGGTCGCGCAGCTGGAGCATCCGAATATCGTTCCGGTATACGAGAGCGATTGCCTCGAGATCGTGCCTTACATTGTCATGCCATATATTCCCGGCAAGACTTTGGCCCAATGGCGAGCCATCGAAGTTGATGTTTTGCCTCGTACAGCGGCAGAGATTGTGCGTCAGCTCGCGAATGCGGTCGCTCATGCTCACGAGCGCGGCGTGCTCCATCGAGATCTGAAGCCAGGAAATGTCTTACTTGCACAACACGATGCCGCTCCTACGGGAGGCGGACTTGAGTTCGTGCCGAAGCTGACAGATTTTGGTTTGGCCAAGTGCGCCAATACGGATCGCCCCGATACGCGAACCGGTTCGATACTGGGGACGGCGAGTTACATGTCGCCCGAGCAGGTTGAGGGGCGAAGTCGCGATATCACGTCTCGGTCCGATATCTATGGGCTGGGAGTCATACTTTACGAACTATTGACGGGCGCTCCGCCGTTTCATGATGCGAATCAACTTCGAACGATTCAAAAAGTCTTGCGAGACGACCCGCCATCGCTGCGTACTTCCCGAGTGAAAGTCCCAATCGATTTGGAAGTCATCTGCTTAAAGTGTCTCGAGAAATCGCCTTCGAAACGCTATGCCTCGGCAGGCGCGTTGGCGGAAGACTTGCAATGTTTTTTGAACGGCGAACCGATTCACGCTCGCCCGCTTCCAATGCTCGCCCGAATTGGCAAGTGGAGTAAACGCAATCCGGCAACCGCAACATTGATCTCAGCCGGGATTTTATGTCTGTTTGCGATCGAAGGAATTTCTCTCAGGTACAACGGTCTGTTGAACTCACTTCATAATGTCGCCGAAGTTGAGCGCCGATCTCGACATGAAACCGCGATGATTGCCAAAAGGCGCGCGTATGTGTCGGACATGCGTAATGCGAAAGTGATTGGTGACCACAACAATATCGGCCAAATGCTTAAGCTGCTCGAACGCTATCGTTTGAAACCAGCCGAGCCTGACTTTCGCGATTTTGCCTGGTGGCATCTGTCGCGTGAGTACGAGGATTCATCGCGAGTCTTAGGGACACACGGCCGAACAGCCACTGCGGTGGCTCTGACGCACGACGGACTGCTTGCGGCTTCGGGCGGAATGGATAGCGTGATTCAGATCTGGTCGCTGCCAAAAGGCAAGCTGGTCGCAACGCTTTTGGGGCATGTCGGTGGCGCCGTTGAGTCCGTGAATTTCTCGCCCGATGGCACTCGGCTTGTTTCGGCTGGCGAGGATGGAACTGTTCGAATCTGGGATTTGGCATCGTTCAAACAGCTTTTTGTGTGCGAGGATCACAAGGCTCGCGTGTTCGATGTCATGTACTCGCCCCAAGGTGACGTCATTGCATCGAGCGGAGCCGATCAGCAGATACGTCTGTGGGATCCTGCAACCGGAGTGCAGGTCGGTGTGCTCAGCGGCCATACCAACACCGTCAACTGTTTGGCCTTTCATCCGAAGGATGGAACACTGGTCACCGGAGGGCGAGACTCAAAGATTTGTTTTTGGGATTGGAAGAATCGCTGTTTCGATCCAAGAATCGAAGGAGGAATGATTCAATTTCCCAGCCCGACGCAATACCCACGATCGTTCGTCTTCGAGCCAGAAGGAAAATCACTAGACGTCGGAGTCTCGAACGCGATGACGATTCGATTCAGCATGGAGGCCGGACAATTTGGCAAGGAAGTCCATCGACAAAGCTTAAACGGCTCGCCGAACAGTCTTGCGTGGCCGAAAAATGGTCCGCTCATTACGGCGTTGGGAAATTCCGAGATTCACATCGCGGATCGCTTCGATCCGAGCCTGCCTGGTGAATGGAAACGTGGGCATCAAGGGGCCGTCGTGTCAGTGGCCGTTTCCACCGATGGAATGTCGATGGTTTCGGCTTCGGCCGATGGCGAAGTTCGATATTGGCCTGATTTTCAGGATTACTCCCGCATCAACGTCGCGCGTGAAAAAGGGGCTGCCTGGATCGATGAGCGTCGTGTCTATGAAGTTCAGTGGCGTAATCAGTACCTTGCATCGGACTTTCAGCAACACGAAGTGGCACTGTATCGGATGCCTGAACGAAAATTGGAACGCGTATTTCCGAAATCGAACAACGACGGATTTGTGTTGTCGCCCAGTGGGAAACTTCTACTTGTTTTTCAGATGGATGGGTTACTCAGTTGTTATCGAACGGATTCCTCGCTTCCGATCTGGACCCAACAACTGCCCCCGCGTACGCAGCCGTTTTTTACGGACTTTGGTGCGATCGACAATGCGGACAATCTGGCTGCCGTCTCGTGGGGTGACGAGATGCTCATTCTTTCCATGCAAGCTCCGCAAATCTTGCGTCGTTTCAGCCATCCTGCCCGAGTTTGGCAAGTTGCTTTCACGGAGGACGAGTTCCGCCTTACGGTTCCCGTTTCCGCCTGTCACGACGGCGCCATTCGATTCTGGGATCTGGCCTACGCACGTCTGCATAACACGTTGCGTGCGAATATCGGTCCAACATATTCCGTGGCGATTTCAGCCGATCGAACCTTCCTCGCCACGGCTGGCGAGGACTATTCGGTACGGGTATGGCGCTTTAAGAATCTGGAGCCGGTCGCTGTGCTTCCCTCGAGCGAACGTCCGGGACCTTCCAGAATAGTTTTTTTGAATGGAATGAGCGGATCTGAAATTCTGGTTCGGCAAAATTTCCAGCTCAGTCTTTGGGGGATTCAAGATGATGCGGAACTGCTCGCTTTTCCTGATTGCGGTCAGTTCGGGGCATTATCCATCAGTCCAGATGGAAGACAACTTGCCGTTCCGCAGCATGGTTGGGTTCGGCTCATCGACGGAAGACGCAAGTTTCAGCTAACGAATGGGCCGATCCACTACTAA
- a CDS encoding SgcJ/EcaC family oxidoreductase — translation MWRVIVVMGALVSAMAMSVASDDPKPTGKSVTSKKVDELKTSGVESQESAIRQVVEAFVKAYNAHDSKGIAELYLPDAQVIDENDNTIQGRSQIETLFATIFEESPENQLEVAVESIRFIGTSLALETGSTTSIAAPGERPEHARYSVLHALKDGKWSMAVVRDMPAEPTHREHLQALAWLVGDWIDESREGIVKTSCRWSDSGSFLLQEIAVHQPGRDVMKVSQRIGWDPLTKRFKAWMFDSEGGYGESLWTATESGWLIKATSVHADGSTASSTNRVEPNGMDRYVFRSADRIVGDQELSPVVVSVVRQAPQPK, via the coding sequence ATGTGGCGAGTGATTGTCGTAATGGGCGCACTGGTGAGTGCCATGGCAATGTCTGTTGCTTCGGATGATCCCAAGCCGACGGGGAAGTCTGTCACGTCCAAGAAAGTGGACGAATTGAAAACGTCAGGTGTGGAATCGCAGGAATCTGCAATCCGTCAAGTCGTTGAGGCATTTGTGAAGGCCTACAACGCACATGATTCCAAGGGAATTGCGGAGTTGTATCTACCTGACGCCCAGGTGATTGATGAGAATGACAATACAATCCAGGGACGCAGCCAGATCGAGACACTTTTTGCAACGATCTTCGAGGAAAGCCCGGAGAACCAACTTGAAGTCGCGGTCGAGTCGATCCGTTTCATTGGAACGTCACTGGCCCTGGAAACGGGGTCGACCACGTCGATCGCGGCGCCGGGTGAGCGTCCGGAACACGCACGGTACAGCGTGCTGCACGCGTTGAAGGATGGCAAATGGTCGATGGCCGTCGTCCGCGATATGCCAGCGGAGCCCACACACCGTGAACATCTCCAAGCTCTGGCTTGGCTTGTGGGTGATTGGATCGATGAGAGTCGCGAAGGAATCGTAAAGACTTCATGCCGCTGGTCAGACAGCGGAAGTTTTTTGCTTCAAGAAATTGCCGTTCATCAACCGGGGCGCGATGTGATGAAAGTCAGTCAGCGGATCGGCTGGGACCCGCTCACGAAGCGATTCAAGGCATGGATGTTTGATTCGGAAGGTGGATACGGCGAGAGCTTGTGGACCGCAACCGAATCTGGCTGGCTCATTAAGGCGACCAGCGTGCACGCGGATGGCTCGACAGCATCGTCAACGAATCGCGTCGAGCCGAATGGCATGGATCGCTATGTGTTCCGGTCCGCAGACCGGATTGTGGGGGATCAAGAGTTGTCACCAGTTGTGGTCTCTGTCGTGCGACAAGCGCCGCAACCGAAGTAG
- a CDS encoding NHL repeat-containing protein, translated as MQFSHVVTLAYPARLLVVSLMLTSSMIASEEMKYPLAVAVGGDGTVYAADRDLPGIWKFAEGRWSVYFQASKKFRTPLNAVRCLAIDHQGKLLAGDSATRDIYRFDDSNQPCPLTKGRVGIPMALAVANDGTIFVSDLESHRILKVAATGGEPSELAELAATRGLAIDKEGRLIAVCHGENSIVRISADGKEKTILVKGRPFQFSHHVAIGSKGELFIADGYAKTIWKVEEHNSPVAEIAGDPLKNPVGVAWNNGDLLIADPQLKGILKRTPDGKLVLLINQPSQ; from the coding sequence ATGCAGTTCTCACATGTTGTGACCCTCGCATATCCAGCCCGACTATTGGTCGTGAGCTTGATGTTGACGTCCTCAATGATCGCCTCCGAGGAAATGAAGTACCCCTTGGCCGTTGCCGTTGGAGGTGATGGAACGGTCTATGCCGCCGATCGCGATCTTCCCGGGATCTGGAAATTCGCCGAGGGCCGATGGTCGGTCTATTTCCAAGCGTCAAAAAAGTTTCGCACACCACTGAACGCCGTCCGTTGTCTGGCGATCGACCACCAAGGAAAACTCTTGGCAGGCGACTCGGCGACACGAGACATTTATCGTTTCGATGATTCGAACCAGCCCTGCCCCTTAACCAAGGGCCGCGTTGGCATTCCAATGGCATTGGCTGTGGCGAATGATGGAACAATTTTTGTGTCGGATCTGGAATCGCATCGTATTCTGAAAGTCGCAGCTACGGGCGGGGAACCGTCTGAACTGGCGGAGCTCGCAGCAACACGTGGTCTCGCGATCGACAAAGAGGGACGATTGATCGCGGTGTGCCATGGCGAGAACTCAATCGTTCGCATCAGCGCCGACGGAAAAGAGAAAACCATTCTGGTCAAAGGCCGCCCGTTCCAGTTTTCGCATCATGTGGCGATTGGATCAAAGGGTGAACTGTTCATTGCAGACGGATATGCCAAGACAATCTGGAAGGTCGAAGAACACAATTCGCCTGTTGCAGAAATCGCAGGCGATCCGCTCAAGAATCCGGTGGGGGTTGCTTGGAACAACGGCGATTTATTGATCGCCGATCCACAGCTCAAAGGGATACTGAAGCGAACACCCGATGGAAAACTCGTCCTCTTGATCAATCAACCGAGCCAATAA